The proteins below are encoded in one region of Winogradskyella helgolandensis:
- a CDS encoding MoxR family ATPase, translating into MKIETIHTLGELKKAGYQSKSIKDELRDNLIENIKNKKTTFEGIHGYENTVIPELERAILSRHNINLLGLRGQAKTRLARMMVNLLNEYIPVVEGSEINDDPLAPISRFAVELIAEKGDDTPITWLHRNARFAEKLATPDVTVADIIGDVDPIKAANLKLSYADDRVIHYGMIPRANRCIFVINELPDLQARIQVALFNILQEGDIQIRGFKLRLPLDMQFVFTANPEDYTNRGSIVTPLKDRIGSQILTHYPEDVETARTITAQEAKLDSRQSESVYVPELAKDLLEQISFEARESEYVDVKSGVSARMSITAFENLLSTAERRALISGDDTTSVRLSDFIGVIPAITGKVELVYEGEQEGADFVANALLEAAVKTLFPKYFPKVEKLEKQGDETPYDDLISWFFNGDGFELLNEYDDKAYKAKLDEVTPLDALIADYQPEIDPKDVYFEKEFILWGLTQFNKLSKYSYSEGMQFKDPYGSYISGL; encoded by the coding sequence ATGAAAATAGAAACAATACATACGTTAGGCGAACTAAAAAAAGCAGGCTATCAATCAAAATCTATTAAAGATGAATTGAGAGATAATCTGATTGAAAACATAAAAAATAAGAAAACCACGTTTGAAGGGATTCACGGTTATGAAAATACGGTGATTCCTGAATTAGAACGTGCTATTTTGTCGAGACATAATATCAATTTATTAGGATTAAGAGGACAGGCAAAAACACGTTTGGCAAGAATGATGGTGAATCTGTTGAATGAATATATTCCAGTCGTAGAAGGTTCGGAGATTAATGATGATCCTTTAGCACCAATTTCAAGATTTGCTGTAGAATTGATTGCAGAAAAAGGAGATGATACTCCAATAACTTGGCTACACAGAAATGCTCGTTTTGCGGAGAAATTAGCGACACCAGATGTAACTGTTGCAGATATTATTGGTGATGTCGATCCGATAAAAGCAGCCAATTTAAAATTGAGTTATGCCGATGATCGTGTTATTCATTATGGCATGATTCCACGTGCTAACCGTTGTATTTTCGTCATTAATGAACTGCCAGATTTACAAGCTCGAATTCAAGTCGCCTTATTTAATATTTTGCAGGAAGGAGATATTCAAATTAGAGGATTCAAATTACGCTTGCCTTTAGACATGCAGTTTGTGTTTACCGCAAATCCTGAAGATTATACTAATAGAGGAAGCATTGTAACACCTTTAAAAGATAGAATTGGTTCTCAGATTTTAACGCATTATCCTGAAGATGTAGAAACGGCAAGAACAATTACAGCACAAGAGGCGAAACTAGATTCAAGACAATCGGAATCTGTTTATGTCCCAGAATTAGCAAAAGATTTACTAGAACAAATTAGTTTTGAAGCGAGAGAAAGTGAATATGTAGATGTTAAAAGTGGAGTAAGTGCGCGTATGAGTATTACGGCTTTTGAGAATTTATTAAGTACCGCCGAACGCCGTGCATTAATTTCTGGAGATGATACAACTTCAGTCCGATTATCTGATTTTATTGGAGTGATTCCTGCAATTACAGGAAAAGTAGAATTGGTTTATGAAGGAGAACAAGAAGGTGCCGATTTTGTGGCTAACGCTTTATTGGAAGCCGCAGTGAAAACGTTATTTCCTAAATATTTCCCTAAAGTTGAAAAACTAGAAAAACAAGGAGATGAAACTCCATATGATGATTTAATCTCATGGTTTTTCAATGGAGACGGTTTTGAATTGTTAAATGAATATGACGATAAAGCTTACAAAGCAAAATTAGATGAGGTTACTCCTTTAGATGCTTTAATTGCAGATTATCAACCAGAAATAGATCCTAAAGATGTTTATTTTGAAAAAGAATTTATTCTCTGGGGATTAACACAATTTAATAAGTTAAGCAAGTATAGTTATTCTGAAGGTATGCAGTTTAAAGATCCTTACGGAAGTTATATTAGTGGTTTGTAG
- a CDS encoding vWA domain-containing protein, whose product MKQKLNKSGFVFKTYEAPHQSPFEKLFEIFKELITHTSGDFDEAIDWLRSLDKEYKLTTPEYTIDDFIEDLKNKGYIREELDPNGTGEGGMTITAKTERAIRQQALDQIFGKIKRSGSGNHKSKGVGLGDEHTGDFRAYQFGDNLDKVSMTESIRNAQINNGIGDFSLTEEDLVVEETLHKSQMSTVLMIDISHSMILYGEDRITPAKKVAMALAELITTRYPKDTLEILVFGNDAWPIKIKELPYLKVGPYHTNTVAGLQLAMDMLRRKRNTNKQIFMITDGKPSCLRMPDGQYYKNSNGLDPFITNKCYAMAQQARRLHIPITTFMIAEDPYLMQFIRKFTQANRGKAFYTGLKGLGEMIFEDYENNRKKRIKG is encoded by the coding sequence ATGAAACAAAAATTAAATAAATCGGGTTTTGTTTTTAAAACCTACGAAGCTCCTCACCAATCACCTTTCGAAAAACTTTTCGAGATTTTTAAGGAGCTCATTACGCATACCTCAGGCGATTTTGACGAAGCTATTGATTGGTTACGTAGTCTAGATAAAGAATATAAGTTAACGACTCCAGAGTATACCATTGATGATTTTATTGAAGACCTAAAGAATAAAGGTTATATAAGAGAAGAACTAGATCCTAATGGAACAGGTGAAGGCGGTATGACAATTACAGCCAAAACAGAACGCGCTATTCGTCAGCAAGCTTTAGATCAAATTTTTGGTAAAATAAAGCGCAGTGGTTCTGGTAATCATAAAAGTAAAGGTGTTGGTCTAGGGGATGAACATACAGGAGATTTTAGAGCCTATCAGTTTGGGGATAATCTAGATAAAGTTTCCATGACTGAAAGCATTAGAAACGCGCAGATCAATAATGGTATTGGTGATTTTAGTCTAACCGAAGAAGACTTGGTAGTTGAAGAAACCCTTCATAAAAGCCAAATGAGTACAGTACTCATGATTGATATTAGTCACAGTATGATTCTTTACGGAGAAGACCGAATAACACCTGCTAAAAAAGTAGCTATGGCTTTGGCAGAATTAATTACCACACGCTATCCAAAAGATACTTTAGAAATATTAGTATTTGGAAACGATGCTTGGCCCATTAAAATCAAAGAATTACCCTATTTAAAAGTAGGGCCATATCATACCAATACGGTTGCCGGATTACAATTGGCAATGGATATGTTACGCAGAAAACGAAATACTAACAAGCAGATTTTTATGATTACGGATGGTAAACCCAGTTGTTTGCGTATGCCAGACGGACAATATTATAAAAATAGTAATGGTTTAGATCCATTTATCACTAACAAGTGTTATGCGATGGCGCAACAAGCTAGACGTTTACATATTCCGATAACAACGTTTATGATTGCTGAAGATCCCTATTTAATGCAATTTATTAGAAAATTTACGCAAGCCAATAGAGGTAAAGCATTCTACACAGGATTGAAAGGTTTGGGTGAAATGATTTTTGAAGATTACGAGAATAACAGAAAGAAGAGAATTAAAGGATAA
- a CDS encoding Crp/Fnr family transcriptional regulator translates to MTKCQQCIVKQFNALRSLEKDDLIRISGCKTSKFIQKGETLFREGESINGIYCIKDGVCKLTKLSANGKDQIVKLVVRGDLLGQRSLVTDEKSNLTAIAVNEMEVCFIPKNEILHDLSKNASFSLDMLQDMAKELRIADNIIVDMAQKSVKQRLADLLMYLHSTFDVDENGYLSVILSREDYANLVGTATESAIRILSQFKKEDLISTTGKQIKVIDFEGLRRVE, encoded by the coding sequence ATGACAAAGTGCCAACAATGTATCGTTAAACAGTTTAATGCTTTAAGATCTTTAGAAAAAGACGATTTAATTCGTATATCTGGATGTAAAACTTCTAAGTTTATACAAAAAGGTGAAACTTTATTTAGAGAAGGTGAAAGTATAAATGGTATTTATTGTATTAAGGATGGTGTTTGTAAGTTAACAAAATTGAGTGCTAATGGTAAAGACCAAATTGTTAAACTAGTCGTAAGAGGTGATTTATTAGGGCAACGTTCATTAGTTACCGATGAGAAATCTAACCTTACCGCTATTGCAGTAAATGAAATGGAAGTTTGCTTTATTCCTAAAAACGAAATTCTTCATGATTTATCAAAAAACGCAAGCTTTTCTTTAGATATGTTACAAGACATGGCTAAAGAGCTGAGAATTGCAGATAATATCATTGTAGATATGGCTCAGAAATCTGTAAAACAACGTTTAGCGGATTTACTAATGTATTTGCATTCTACTTTTGATGTTGACGAGAATGGGTATTTAAGCGTTATCTTATCTAGAGAAGACTATGCCAATCTTGTAGGAACTGCTACAGAGTCTGCCATTAGAATTTTGTCTCAATTTAAAAAGGAAGACTTGATTTCCACTACAGGAAAACAAATAAAGGTTATAGATTTTGAAGGTTTGAGACGTGTTGAGTAA
- a CDS encoding heavy metal translocating P-type ATPase: MENKTCFHCGDDCGSHPITFQDKSFCCNGCKTVFEIFNENDLTCYYDLQNSPGAIPKEIEGKYDFLSQENIIEKLTEFRDGSVEIATLYIPHIHCSSCIWILENLNKLNPGISDSQVNFGKKTVRVTYNSDTTNLKAVVLLLSAIGYEPYISLDDFNSGKKHINRSLIYKLGVAAFGFGNIMFLSFPEYFEVNEFWLEQYKPLFRWLMFAMSLPIVFYSAQDYFISAYKGLKAKILNIDVPIALGVSVLFIRSTVEITFDMGSGFFDSLAGLIFFLLTGKFFQQKTYEFLSFERDYKSYFPIAITKIDKDGNENSIQVYDIEKGDRILIRNEELIPIDGILINGKAKLDYSFVTGESQTVSKQSGDKLFAGGKQTNGVIEMEALKSVEQSYLTQLWSNDVFNKNKEDGFTNITNTISKHFTIAILTIAFIATSFWLFVDSSKAMNVFTAVLIIACPCAIALSAPFTFGNLLRIFGKQKFYVKNASVIEQLAQINTVIFDKTGTITSNKDSSAEYDGELLSDSENIVLKNSLRGSNHPLSRTLYTILEENNIVTLDTFEEHIGKGIEAKHNAVNMKIGSASFVGNPNTSALLNTTVHVSSNNIYKGKFTFYNSYRKGVSKLFNQLKKHFDLVILSGDNEGELENLKKLLPAKTKLIFNQKPEDKLEFIKYHQSEGAKVLMIGDGLNDAGALAQSDVGIAISEDVNVFSPACDAILDASKFKQLYSYIQASKSAIKIIKWSFVLSFFYNIIGLYFAITGQLEPVVAAILMPLSSISIVIFTTIATNFLGKKLE, translated from the coding sequence ATGGAAAACAAAACTTGTTTTCACTGTGGTGATGACTGTGGTAGTCATCCAATTACATTTCAGGATAAATCATTCTGTTGCAATGGTTGTAAAACCGTTTTCGAGATTTTTAACGAAAACGATCTTACGTGTTATTACGATTTACAAAATTCTCCTGGAGCAATTCCAAAGGAAATAGAAGGCAAATACGATTTTCTATCTCAAGAAAATATCATCGAAAAGCTTACAGAATTTAGAGATGGTTCCGTAGAAATAGCTACACTTTACATTCCACATATTCACTGTAGTTCCTGTATTTGGATTCTCGAAAATTTAAACAAACTCAATCCAGGTATTTCAGATTCTCAAGTCAATTTCGGCAAGAAAACAGTTAGAGTTACTTACAATTCAGACACAACCAATTTAAAAGCGGTAGTTCTATTATTAAGCGCTATCGGTTATGAACCTTATATTAGTTTAGATGATTTTAATTCTGGCAAAAAACATATTAATCGAAGCTTAATTTACAAACTTGGAGTTGCTGCTTTTGGGTTTGGTAATATTATGTTTTTGTCTTTTCCTGAGTATTTTGAAGTCAACGAATTTTGGCTAGAACAATATAAACCGCTCTTTCGTTGGTTAATGTTTGCCATGTCATTACCGATTGTATTTTATTCTGCACAAGATTATTTTATATCAGCATATAAAGGTTTAAAAGCAAAAATCCTGAATATTGATGTTCCAATCGCACTTGGAGTTTCTGTTCTTTTTATAAGAAGTACCGTCGAAATTACCTTTGATATGGGTTCTGGTTTTTTTGATAGTTTAGCCGGATTAATATTCTTTTTATTAACTGGAAAATTCTTCCAACAAAAAACCTATGAGTTCTTATCCTTTGAACGCGATTATAAATCATACTTTCCAATTGCCATCACTAAAATTGATAAAGATGGAAACGAAAATTCAATTCAGGTTTACGATATAGAAAAAGGGGATCGCATTTTAATTCGGAATGAAGAACTAATTCCTATTGATGGTATTCTTATTAATGGAAAAGCAAAATTAGATTACAGTTTTGTAACAGGTGAATCACAAACAGTTTCCAAACAATCTGGAGACAAATTATTTGCAGGAGGAAAACAAACCAATGGAGTCATTGAAATGGAGGCTTTAAAATCCGTTGAACAAAGTTATCTCACACAATTATGGAGTAATGATGTGTTCAACAAAAATAAAGAAGACGGGTTTACCAATATTACCAACACTATAAGTAAACATTTTACTATTGCGATACTAACCATTGCATTTATTGCAACATCATTTTGGTTATTTGTGGATTCTAGCAAAGCCATGAATGTATTTACAGCTGTGCTAATTATTGCGTGTCCTTGTGCAATTGCTCTCTCCGCACCTTTCACTTTTGGAAACTTATTAAGAATCTTCGGTAAACAAAAATTTTATGTAAAGAATGCCAGTGTCATTGAACAATTAGCACAAATAAATACCGTGATTTTTGATAAAACAGGAACCATTACCTCTAATAAAGATAGTAGTGCCGAATATGATGGAGAGTTACTTTCAGATTCTGAAAACATCGTTCTTAAAAATTCACTTAGAGGTTCTAATCATCCCTTAAGTAGAACCTTATATACTATTTTAGAAGAAAACAATATTGTGACACTTGATACTTTTGAAGAGCACATAGGTAAAGGAATTGAAGCAAAACACAATGCTGTAAACATGAAAATTGGTTCGGCAAGTTTTGTTGGAAATCCAAACACTAGTGCTCTGTTAAACACTACAGTTCATGTCAGTAGCAATAATATCTATAAAGGAAAATTTACATTTTACAACAGCTATAGAAAAGGGGTTTCAAAATTATTCAATCAATTAAAAAAACATTTTGATTTGGTCATTCTTTCTGGCGATAATGAAGGTGAGCTTGAAAATTTAAAAAAATTGCTACCAGCTAAAACTAAATTAATTTTCAATCAAAAACCCGAAGATAAATTAGAGTTTATTAAATATCATCAATCCGAAGGAGCTAAAGTATTAATGATTGGTGATGGCTTAAATGATGCTGGTGCATTAGCACAGAGTGATGTTGGAATTGCTATATCAGAAGATGTAAACGTCTTCTCTCCAGCTTGTGATGCTATTTTAGATGCTTCAAAATTTAAGCAATTATACAGCTATATCCAAGCCTCTAAATCAGCCATAAAAATTATTAAGTGGAGTTTTGTATTGTCGTTTTTTTACAATATTATTGGGTTATACTTTGCTATAACCGGACAATTAGAACCCGTAGTTGCCGCAATATTAATGCCTTTAAGTTCAATTAGTATTGTTATATTTACAACTATTGCCACAAATTTTTTAGGAAAGAAATTAGAATGA
- the ccoS gene encoding cbb3-type cytochrome oxidase assembly protein CcoS, translating to MSVIYILLTVSVVIGVAFFVIFIMAVKSGQYDDDYTPSVRMLFEDELVKEPTNTSKQTKTD from the coding sequence ATGAGTGTTATTTATATTTTATTAACGGTTAGCGTCGTTATTGGCGTGGCTTTCTTTGTCATTTTTATAATGGCCGTAAAGTCTGGACAATATGATGACGACTATACTCCTTCTGTACGAATGCTATTTGAAGACGAACTGGTAAAAGAACCAACCAATACATCAAAACAAACTAAAACTGACTAA
- the ccoN gene encoding cytochrome-c oxidase, cbb3-type subunit I, whose product MEMQQFYYDNKIVKKFLYATILWGVVGMLVGLILAYMFLFPNMTDGISWLSFGRLRPLHTNAVIFAFVGNAIFAGVYYSTQRLLKARMFSDFLSNLNFWGWQAIIVAAAITLPLGYSTSKEYAELEWPIDIAIALIWVAFGINLIGTMIKRRQRHLYVALWFYLATFVTVAVLHIFNSLALPVSFTGMKSYSVYAGVQDALVQWWYGHNAVAFFLTTPFLGLMYYFVPKAANRPVYSYRLSIVHFWSLIFIYIWAGPHHLLYTALPEWAQHLGVAFSIMLLMPSWGGMINGLLTLRGAWDKVRTDPVLKFMVVAITGYGMATFEGPMLSLKNVNAIAHFTDWIIAHVHVGALAWNGFLAFGMIYYLIPKLFKTKLYSIGLANMHFWIGTLGIMLYALPLYVAGFAQASMWKQFNPDGTLVYGNFLETVTEIMPMYWMRAIGGTLYITGMIILVVNVILTVVTSKHGVTDELAEAPALTRVSKSRVAGEGWHTWLERKPIQLTIYATIAILIGGIVQIIPTIVVKSNIPTISTVKPYTPLELEGRDLYIREGCVGCHSQMVRPFRSEVERYGEYSKAGEFVYDHPFLWGSKRTGPDLHRVGGKYSDNWHFNHMYDPQSTSSGSIMPAYQWLIVGEEAKLDKSSTEMKMETMVSLGVPYTDEEIANAQAHMLEQGTQIEQSLYNDPDFVASYEADKAASGDEFVEMRNREIVALIAYLQRLGTDIKVKDIIDETAQN is encoded by the coding sequence ATGGAAATGCAACAATTCTATTACGATAATAAAATCGTTAAAAAATTCCTCTATGCTACCATTCTTTGGGGAGTTGTTGGGATGCTTGTAGGCCTCATTTTGGCCTATATGTTTTTATTCCCTAACATGACTGATGGCATCTCTTGGTTGAGTTTTGGTCGATTAAGACCATTGCACACCAATGCCGTTATTTTTGCCTTTGTTGGTAATGCCATTTTTGCTGGTGTTTACTACTCTACACAACGCCTCTTAAAAGCAAGAATGTTTAGTGACTTTTTAAGTAACTTAAATTTCTGGGGCTGGCAAGCTATCATTGTCGCTGCAGCAATTACATTACCTTTAGGTTATTCAACATCTAAAGAATATGCAGAATTAGAATGGCCAATAGATATTGCTATCGCTTTAATTTGGGTCGCTTTTGGTATTAACCTTATTGGTACCATGATTAAGCGTCGTCAACGTCACTTATACGTGGCGCTATGGTTTTACTTAGCAACGTTCGTAACGGTAGCTGTACTTCATATATTTAATAGTTTGGCACTTCCTGTAAGTTTCACCGGTATGAAAAGTTATTCTGTGTATGCAGGTGTACAAGACGCCTTAGTACAATGGTGGTACGGACATAATGCCGTTGCATTTTTCTTAACAACACCATTCTTAGGGTTAATGTATTATTTTGTACCTAAAGCTGCCAATAGACCTGTGTATTCATATCGACTTTCTATTGTTCACTTTTGGTCATTGATCTTTATATATATTTGGGCGGGACCTCACCACCTTTTATATACAGCATTACCAGAATGGGCACAACATTTAGGTGTGGCATTCTCAATTATGTTATTAATGCCATCTTGGGGTGGAATGATCAACGGATTGTTAACCTTGCGTGGAGCTTGGGATAAAGTACGTACAGATCCTGTTTTAAAGTTTATGGTGGTAGCTATTACCGGTTATGGTATGGCAACCTTTGAAGGACCAATGTTATCCCTTAAAAATGTAAATGCCATCGCCCACTTTACGGATTGGATTATCGCACACGTGCACGTTGGTGCTTTAGCATGGAATGGTTTCCTAGCCTTTGGTATGATTTATTATCTAATCCCTAAATTATTTAAAACAAAATTATACTCTATCGGTTTAGCAAATATGCATTTCTGGATTGGTACGTTAGGTATTATGTTATATGCTTTACCACTTTACGTTGCAGGTTTTGCACAAGCAAGTATGTGGAAACAATTTAATCCAGACGGAACATTAGTATACGGTAACTTTTTAGAAACCGTAACCGAAATTATGCCAATGTATTGGATGCGTGCTATTGGAGGTACATTATACATTACTGGTATGATCATTTTAGTGGTCAATGTTATTCTTACCGTTGTAACGTCTAAACATGGGGTTACAGACGAATTAGCTGAAGCTCCTGCGTTAACACGTGTTTCTAAAAGTAGAGTTGCTGGAGAAGGCTGGCACACTTGGTTAGAGCGTAAACCAATTCAATTAACTATTTACGCTACAATTGCAATTTTAATTGGTGGTATTGTGCAGATTATACCAACCATAGTTGTAAAATCTAATATACCAACTATTAGCACGGTTAAACCTTACACTCCTTTAGAACTTGAGGGTAGAGACCTTTATATTAGAGAAGGTTGTGTGGGCTGTCACTCACAAATGGTGCGTCCGTTTAGATCTGAAGTAGAACGTTATGGTGAATACTCTAAAGCGGGAGAATTTGTTTACGATCACCCATTCCTTTGGGGAAGTAAACGTACAGGACCAGATTTACATCGTGTTGGAGGTAAGTACTCAGACAACTGGCACTTTAACCACATGTACGATCCTCAAAGTACATCGTCAGGATCCATTATGCCAGCGTATCAATGGTTAATTGTTGGAGAAGAAGCTAAACTAGATAAATCCTCAACTGAAATGAAAATGGAAACCATGGTGTCATTAGGTGTCCCTTATACAGATGAAGAAATTGCTAATGCACAAGCGCATATGTTAGAACAAGGTACTCAAATCGAGCAAAGCCTATATAATGACCCAGATTTTGTAGCTTCTTATGAAGCCGATAAAGCGGCCTCAGGTGACGAATTTGTTGAAATGCGAAATAGAGAAATCGTAGCCTTAATTGCTTATTTACAGCGCTTAGGAACGGATATCAAAGTAAAAGATATTATTGACGAAACCGCTCAAAACTAA
- a CDS encoding CcoQ/FixQ family Cbb3-type cytochrome c oxidase assembly chaperone encodes MFKFIKGHLESITGIEIYPMISLLIFFIFFVVLFYWVFTAKKDYITTVSNIPLDNQNDTEI; translated from the coding sequence ATGTTCAAATTTATAAAAGGTCATTTAGAAAGTATTACGGGTATAGAAATATACCCAATGATATCACTTCTTATTTTCTTTATTTTCTTCGTCGTGTTATTCTATTGGGTATTCACAGCTAAGAAAGATTATATAACCACTGTTAGTAATATACCATTAGACAACCAAAACGATACCGAAATATGA
- a CDS encoding cbb3-type cytochrome c oxidase N-terminal domain-containing protein encodes MRHLIPSYIRVPVMFFAIAGLVEYFVDSGDQPAFIEQPIILLFLLLVLIVLIAIEGIVNSLDNILFQSLDEEGKKRYIASQTKVPQFTKVKAFYSKLVGKHKPIEEEGEIILDHNYDGIRELDNNLPPWWVYSFYISIVFAVVYMVRYHVLDADNQIVEYEMEYAEANKAIEEYKKTAKGLVDINTVELLTETADLNAGQKIFEANCVACHMVDGGGGIGPNLTDDHWILGGGIKNVFKTVSEGGRSGKGMIAWKQSLKPLEMAQVASYVLQFQGTTPANPKDAEGDIWVQEGSENTKTEATEDNSNTAEEVVETVENVVSNN; translated from the coding sequence ATGAGACATTTAATCCCATCATACATTAGAGTACCTGTAATGTTTTTCGCCATTGCCGGACTTGTAGAATACTTTGTAGATTCAGGAGATCAGCCAGCTTTTATTGAGCAGCCTATTATCTTACTATTTTTACTTTTAGTCTTAATAGTCCTTATAGCTATTGAAGGTATAGTAAATTCATTAGATAATATTCTTTTTCAAAGTTTAGATGAAGAAGGTAAGAAACGTTACATAGCATCTCAGACTAAAGTTCCTCAGTTTACGAAAGTAAAGGCATTTTACTCAAAATTAGTAGGGAAGCATAAACCTATTGAAGAGGAAGGTGAAATTATACTAGACCACAATTACGATGGCATTAGAGAATTAGATAATAATTTACCGCCATGGTGGGTTTACTCTTTCTATATCTCAATAGTTTTTGCAGTGGTTTATATGGTACGTTATCACGTTTTGGATGCAGATAACCAAATTGTAGAATATGAAATGGAATATGCAGAAGCTAACAAAGCTATTGAAGAATATAAGAAAACAGCAAAAGGTTTAGTAGACATTAATACTGTAGAATTGCTAACAGAAACAGCCGATTTAAATGCTGGTCAAAAGATTTTTGAAGCCAACTGTGTGGCCTGCCATATGGTAGATGGAGGTGGTGGAATTGGACCAAACCTTACAGATGACCATTGGATTTTAGGTGGAGGTATTAAAAATGTTTTTAAAACGGTTTCTGAAGGTGGTCGATCTGGAAAAGGAATGATTGCCTGGAAACAAAGTTTAAAGCCTCTTGAAATGGCACAAGTAGCAAGTTATGTGTTACAGTTTCAAGGTACAACACCTGCTAATCCTAAAGATGCGGAAGGTGATATTTGGGTCCAAGAAGGGTCAGAAAATACTAAAACAGAAGCTACAGAAGATAATAGCAATACTGCTGAAGAAGTGGTTGAGACTGTTGAAAACGTGGTATCTAATAATTAA
- the ccoG gene encoding cytochrome c oxidase accessory protein CcoG, whose amino-acid sequence METPDNEVFRDSIGTIDEEGKRKWVFPKKPSGPLYEKRKLVSYFLLAFLLVAPFIKINGNQFLLFNILERRFNIFGFPFWPQDFYLFVVSMLIGVIFITLFTVGFGRVFCGWICPQTIFLEMVFRRIEYWIDGDRNKQMRLARQKWDAEKIKKRLLKWFIFLVISFIIANVFLAYLIGGDKLIKYITEGPLEHTSTLIPLLIFTAVFYFIFAWFREQVCIIACPYGRLQGVLLDNKSIVVAYDYKRGEAENGRKKFRKNEDREALGHGDCIDCSQCVNVCPTGIDIRNGTQLECVNCTACIDECDHIMESINLPKGLIRFASEDEIEKKEPFKITARMKGYMAVLTILIGILAGMLLLRSDVEARILRLPGQLFEHKENGIISNVYTFKLVNKTSQEIDDITFKLRGWDGTINVVSTSDTFNVDAQGIAEGTLFIELKQSDLSGDKNEVMIDLYSNGEIIETTSVTFLGPRSFN is encoded by the coding sequence ATGGAAACGCCAGATAATGAAGTTTTTAGAGACTCAATTGGTACAATTGATGAAGAAGGTAAACGTAAGTGGGTATTTCCTAAAAAACCTTCTGGGCCATTATATGAGAAGCGTAAATTAGTAAGCTATTTCTTATTAGCATTTTTACTAGTTGCACCATTCATAAAAATTAATGGTAATCAGTTTCTATTATTTAACATATTAGAACGACGCTTTAATATTTTTGGATTTCCGTTTTGGCCTCAAGATTTTTACCTCTTTGTGGTATCTATGCTGATTGGTGTTATATTTATAACGCTATTTACAGTTGGTTTTGGTCGTGTGTTCTGCGGATGGATTTGTCCACAGACCATCTTTTTAGAAATGGTCTTTAGACGTATTGAGTACTGGATTGATGGCGACCGAAACAAACAAATGCGATTGGCACGCCAAAAATGGGACGCGGAAAAAATTAAAAAAAGACTCTTAAAATGGTTTATCTTTTTAGTAATTTCATTCATAATCGCTAATGTATTCTTGGCTTATTTAATTGGAGGTGATAAACTCATAAAATATATCACCGAAGGTCCTTTAGAGCATACAAGTACCCTAATTCCCTTACTAATATTCACTGCTGTATTCTATTTTATATTCGCGTGGTTTAGAGAGCAAGTTTGTATTATAGCCTGTCCTTATGGACGTTTGCAAGGAGTGCTTTTAGATAATAAATCTATCGTTGTGGCATATGATTACAAACGAGGCGAAGCTGAAAATGGTAGAAAGAAATTTAGAAAAAACGAAGATAGAGAAGCATTAGGTCACGGAGATTGTATTGATTGTTCTCAATGTGTTAATGTGTGCCCAACCGGAATAGACATTAGAAACGGTACGCAGTTAGAATGTGTTAATTGTACAGCCTGTATTGATGAATGTGACCATATTATGGAAAGCATTAATCTTCCTAAAGGCTTAATTCGTTTTGCTAGTGAGGATGAAATTGAGAAAAAAGAGCCTTTTAAAATAACGGCTCGTATGAAAGGTTACATGGCAGTTCTCACCATTTTAATCGGAATTTTAGCGGGTATGTTATTACTGCGTAGTGATGTTGAAGCTAGAATATTAAGACTGCCTGGACAATTATTTGAGCATAAAGAAAATGGTATTATTAGTAATGTTTACACCTTTAAACTTGTTAATAAAACCTCTCAAGAAATTGATGATATAACCTTTAAGCTTAGAGGTTGGGATGGAACCATAAACGTAGTGTCTACTTCAGACACGTTTAATGTAGACGCTCAAGGTATAGCAGAAGGCACCTTATTTATAGAATTAAAACAAAGTGATTTGTCTGGTGATAAAAATGAAGTGATGATAGATCTTTACAGTAATGGTGAAATTATTGAAACCACATCTGTAACGTTCTTAGGACCAAGAAGTTTTAATTAA